DNA sequence from the Candida dubliniensis CD36 chromosome 5, complete sequence genome:
tttttcaaaatgaaattaatgggaaattttttgtttgtttaaaattatcaatttctgTCATTGTAGTTGCTTGTCCTTGTGCTTTAGGATTAGCTGCACCAACAGCAGTTATGGTGGGTACTGGAATTGGAGCTATTAATGGAGTTTTAATTAAAGGTGCTAAAGttttagaaaaaataaCTGCAATTAATATAATTCTATTCGATAAAACTGGAACTTTAACTACTGGAGAAATGTCTTTAGTTAATTTCCaaccattattatcatcattatcaaaatcacaatcaaaatcacaatcaaaatcaaaatcacaattaaaatcacaattaaaaatatctGATTGGTGGAAATTAGTTGGATCAGTAGAATGTCATTCTGAACATCCCATTGGTAGAGCTTTAACTAAACTGgctaaatcaaatttaaatttaaattttgatgatgatcatTTTGATACAAttgttaatgatattaatgtATTGATAGGATTAGGAATTCAAGCCAATGTTACATTAACAGGAGCAACAACAGTAGGAACAGAAACTAATCAATATAATGTATATGTTggtaatgataaattaattgaagaaaaattccccaatttattaaacaatattgatgaaaaattattacattCAACAAATACAGTTTCTCatgttattattgatggAGAATATAGTGGATATATTGAATTGACAGATGCATTAAAACCTGGTTCTTGGGAAGTGgttaattatttaaaaaatcaagGCTATATTATTGGTATGGTCACAGGTGATAATCGTGGTGCTGCTTTAAAAATTGCTCAAGAAGTGGGGATTccatttgataatgtttTTTATGAAGTATCTCCTATTCATAAAGATAATGTTATTACTGATTTACATAATCGTCTTGGAGGTATCAccaataatggtaatgttAACGTTGCATTTATTGGTGATGGTATTAATGATGCACCAGCATTAGCTAAAGCAGATATTGGTATGGCAATTAGTTCTGGTACTGATATTGCTATTGAAAGTGCTGATATTGTATTAATTGGTGGACGTAATAATCAAACTGATTTATATGGAGTTATTAATGCTTTAAAAATTTCTACAACTACTTTCAAtagaattaaaatcaattttttatgggcaataatttataatgtTTTCATGTTACCATTTGCTATGGGATGTTTTTTACCATTGAATATTGTTTTACCACCAGTTGCTGCTGGTGCAGCAATGATGTTTAGTTCTCTTAGTGTTGTTTTCagttcattattattgaaaagatGGACTCCaccaaaaattgaaattaaggaaacttttattaatgatgatttagaaaTGGGAAATAATACTTTTGATGGATTTagtttgaaaaatggaACTTTAgaacaatttaataatgtgaaaagaaaaagtgcCATTAATTTTAGTTCATTATTCGCCAAGATGacaagaagaaggagaggaggaggaggaggaggaggaagaagaaataataataatcaatctTATGAATTAGTATCCAATAGGTTTTCATGAattaaacaagaataagaaaaaaaaatgttctATTAAACCGTAGAATGAATTTAACCCCCTTTATGGTTTGCCTTATGAATTGATTCCATTTAAGGAAAACATAAAATTATAGAAATTGAGGAGGAATAAGGTATAGGTTGTGtcaataattataataataataataataataatatggCTTATGtttgttatttgttttatacatatttttaatatcatatatattttaatGATGTGATCCTAACCAATGGGGAAAATAATAAAGGATATACAATCATTGTTTGCTTCTATAGTGCCTTTCATGTTGTAGTGTTATGCTTATTTGAATATCAATGGGGGGAGGGGGTTTTATTTGgttcaattatttctttgattctaaatcaagaaataaataaagtGTCTTTTCATTGtagttgcaaaaaaaaaaagagagaacTTTcctattttcatttttatattctttcAACAGCATTGCAAAATAAAACTctccaataataaatcaattttatcttCAACTTATCAACTCGTTAACTTCAACTTCTAAAAAAGGAGTATGGGGGTGTCCAAAGAAATTTCAAGAATCTTAAccatttgaattttgtcttttttttttttagggAATTACACAGTTGACAAAAACcatcaattctttattCTATAAATATAACCAAGACTGCTAGTTATCATATGGttgataattcattttcttttctttctctttctctttctctttctctttacTTCCATTAGTCCAAATTTCATTGctataaatatatacatacatatatatatatatttgtgtatatatatatactcTGGtgttcctttttttttttttttgttctttagTTTTCCCCCTGATTTATGAAAGTTtacaatttatttcttATTGCTAATTTGGCAAATGGTTTAACCATTAATCCTGCTTCTGCTCAACCAAGTAATGATGTTTCATCTCAAGTTGATGCTGCTgatgctgctgctgctaatggtaatggtggtggtgatggtatGAAGACTAAacattctttttctaaagGAATTTCCATTAGAAAAGATCTTGCTCAAGATTCtgagaaacaacaacaacaacaacaacaacaacaaccatcATTGGAAGATCTTTctcaattttcttttgatgcttcatctttgaaaaatgtCATGGGTGAAGATGGTGGTCCTAAAGTTGAATTGGCTGCTCGAGGATTTGGTGAAATTTTTTGGCAATTGTTAACTTTGGGTAAAGAATTGACTATGGAAAAAGTTGCCATTTTGAAAGATATTTTGAGTTTATTGGATAAActtaaacaatttaaaaagGATGGTTATAAAGCTTTGGTTCCTGAATGGGATGGTATTTATCAACCAGTTGCTCCTGCCCCAGGTCCAGGTCCAAGTCCAGGTCCAGGCCCAGGTTCTGCTCCCAAAGGTGATGTTGTTAATGTTGAAAATTGGAGTTTTAATCCtgatcaacaacaagtgGAATCTCTTTCTAagaatgataatgataatgaatctGAAACTTTGGATAAACGTGATGCcgaagatgatgaagaagttaCTGCTGCTATTGATTTAGGCAAATGGAAATCTAAATTAGGCGGTATGAAAGGTGGTATGAATAAAGGTGGTGGTAAAAGTGGCATGGGTAAAGGTGGTGGTAAAAGTGGTGGCAAAGGTGGTGCCAAAAAAGGTGGTTTGAATAAAGGTGGAAAAGGCGGCAAAGGTGGTGGTAAAGTAAAACCATCAAAGCCTAgttttgaagaagaatgcctggaagaagaaacttattcttcatcatctgaagaagaatgtgatgaatttaataatggaaAATTCAAGGGTAAAAATACTGTTTAtggaaacaaaaagaatcaattaGATAAACGTGATGCcgaagatgatgaagaagttaCTGCTGCCATCGATATTGGTAAATGGAAATCTAAATTAGGAGGCATGAAAGGTGGTATGAATAAAGGTGGTGGTACTGGTGGTATGAACAAAGGTGGTAAAGGTGGCAAAGGTGGAATGAATAAAGGTGGAAAAGGTGGAAAGACCACACAGCCAGTTGAAGAGGAATGCCTGGAAGAAGAATACTCcactgaagaagaagaatgtGATGAATTCAATAATGGTAAAGGAAATACTGGTAAAGGAGGTAAAGGTGGAAAAGGTGGAAAAAGTGGGAAAAATAACAAGGGTTCCAGCTGGAAAGCAAAACGTGAAGAAGACGAAGTTACTGCTGCCATCGATATTGGTAAATGGAAATCTAAATTAGGAGGCATGAAAGGGGGAATGAATAAAGGCGGTGGTAAAGGTGGTATGAACAAAGGAGGTAAAGGTGGTATGAATAAAGGCGGAAAAGGTGGAAAGACCACACAGCCAGTCGAAGAGGAATGCCTGGAAGAAGAATACTCcactgaagaagaagaatgtGATGAATTCAATAATGGTAAAGGAGGTAAAGGTGGAAAAGGTGGAAAAAGTGGAAAAAGTGGAAAAAATAACAAGGGTTCCAGCTGGAAAGCAAAACGTGAAGAAGACGAAGTTACTGCTGCTATCGATATTGGTAAATGGAAAGCCAAACTTGGTGGAATGAAAGGTGGAATGAATAAAGGCGGTGGAACTGGTGGTATGAAAGGTGGTAAAGGTGGCAAAGGTGGAATGAATAAAGGTGGAAAAGGTGGAAAGACCACACAGCCAGTTGAAGAGGAATGCCtggaagaagaatattctactgaagaagaagaatgtGACGAGTTTAACAATGGTAAAGGAAACGCTGGTAAAGGTGGTAAAGGTGGTAATGGTGGTAAAGGTGTTAAAGGTGGAAAAGGTGGTAATGGGAAGGGTTGGAAAGTCAAGCGTGGTGAAAATCATTCAGATGGAAATAAACACGACGGACATCATAAAGGCAATAAAGAAGATAATCATCATGATTCAGATTGTGAATGTGGCTACTCTTCATCTGATGATGAACATGAAAAGCCAAAAGTAATTGATAGAAAGAAGCAAGATCATgagagaaagaaacaagaagatCATGAGAGAAAAAAGCAAGAAGATCATgagagaaagaaacaagaagatCATGAGAGAAAAAAGCAAGAAGACCATGAGAGAAAGAAGCAAGAAGACCATGAGAGAAAGAAGCAAGAAGACCATGAGCATGAGAAACAAAAGGAACATgagagaaagaaacaagaagaCCATGAACATGAGAAACAAAAGGAAcatgaaagaaagaaacaagaagaCCATGAACATGAGAAACAAAAGGAAcatgaaagaaagaaacaagaagaCCATGAACGTGAAAAGGAAGATCATGAACATGAAAAACAGAAGGAACatgaaaaggaaaaggaccatggaaaggaaaaagaccatggaaaagaaaaagatcatgaaaaggaaaacaaccatgagaaagaaaaacctAAAGACCATggtaaaaagaaagaacaTGATGGTTTCAAGTATGAAGATTGTGATGAATTTTTTGGTGACCATAAGAAAGGTAAGCATGGAAATGATAAGCGTGAATccaataatgaagatgaagatgaagtcACTgcatcaattaaaattggtAAATTGAAAGGGTTTCTTGAAAAAggtgaaaaaaatactaaAGATAATCaagaaactaaaaaaactaaagaaattgattgcgaagatgaaaaagaaaataaaggGGGGTTAAAACCTGAATTAGGTAAAGGTGGACCCAAAGCTGGACCCAAAGCTGGACCCAAAGCTGGACCCAAAACTGGACCCAAAGGTAATAAAGGCAATAAAAGTGGTGCTGAAAAACCATATGAATCTGGGTCTGAATCGGAATCTGAATCTGAATGTGAATgttttgaagaagaagaaggaaattttaagaaaggaaaagatGGTGGTATCAAAGGTGGATATGCAAGAGGTTATGGTAAAGATGGAAATGCGAGCAATCGCAAAAGCAAAGGTGGGAAGTTTTGATGTAGTATCACAAGGAAGtaataaacaacaagacaaaatgatgattgcaaaattaaataaagattatgttgcaaaagaaaatgaaatttttggaatggatgatgaaattaaaatgtTGGAAAAACGTGCAGGGAAATTGTGGAATTGGAAAAGTGAATCTAAAGAGAAAGGATATTCTGGTTTTAAAGAAGAGGATTATATTGAGAATGATAAGGTTTCTAAAAAACAAGCGATAAAGGACAAGTTGATTggtaaatttaaaaatcaGGGGGATAACGAGTTTGGTTTGTCTGCTGATGATGACCCCGATGATGAAAGGGATATGGTGGATGAATTGTTGCTAAGGGTGTTTAATCTGTTAAAGGGTTCAGGGTTCATTAACGATATTATTAGGATGTCTTTGACTGATCCACGAGTTCGACTGGGAATGATTGATATGACTATTAGATTATTGAATGCCGAAGTGATTCCATGGGatgatatttttattgCTTTGAAACGACATGGATTGGCTATTGATGTGATCAAGTTTACTTTTACTGATGCTCAAACAAGAGTTGGGTTGGCtgcatttgttgttgaattattgCCTGCTTTAGTCAATTCTGGAGCTCTTAATCTAAGACAGATTCTTGAAACAGTTCCAAGACTTCAAGAGGAACTGATTAAAATGTACAATGGAAAACATAACTCCAGTGATCCTGTTGATAGTGGAAATACAAATCATGGGTTTGAAGATAGCGTTGGTAGTATAATTGATAGTGAAAATCAAGCCGAAGGTGGTATTAACAATCCTGTTATCCCAGAAAAGAATTCAACGTCAACTCTTGTGGACGTTCCAGCAAAATCTCCTAGTTCAGATGCTGCACCAAAAGTGATAATTCCAAGTGAAAAGAATAGTTCTGGTAATTATAATGGTGGGAATGAATCTAAATCACTGttgaatgataataaagaaaagacAATAAGTCAACCTGAAGCTTTGGATGAGAACAAGAATGACCAGTTGATTGGTAAACAAAAGAATTGGGATGATAAGACTTTGGAAGAGAAAGTTGAGGAATATAAAAAACTAAAGGAGAAGTATGACGAagcaagaagaaaattagTGACCAATGAGAATCTGGATTTGATACGAGATCATACTTATTTTAATAATCctgaaaaattgaagaacGTCAAACCATTATTTCCCAAGACTGGAGTGAAGTATTCTAACAATACTAGTAATAGCACCATTGGTGATCATGTTGCTCCTTATCCAAAAGTAAGAATATTCTATGATGGTACTTTTATACCTAATTATCCCGTAGATTTTAAACCTCCAATTGCCGGTGGTCCTCCAACCAATTTTGATCCTAATTCCAATCCAATTAAACCCAATGCCACTGAACCTACTGTTGGTGTTGCAacatgaaattgaaaagatgatattgttaatgttgaaattgtttgCTGTATGTGGtaatttgtttgattttgaaattttttttttttttttaaactaAAAAGTATATACTATTTGTTATTTGATccaaaaattataaaatgattaaaaaaaaaaaggataCTATCGATATATAAGTTTATACCCAAAAAAGAtatggtttttttttaaatttaatatatatatgtttgATATGATTTTAAAGATTTGATAAGTACTGGAATGTTAATttgattgcaaaaaaaaaaaaaaaaataaaataaaaaaactaGAGAGCACTTTAATAGATGTATGAGAAAACATCAAGTCTTATTAATATACTTTGCCTAGAAGATATATGTAGTTGAAATATAAACCAAACATGTTATAGTACAACTATAAACAAACCGAAAAAACCGAAAAACcgaaaaattaaaaaaggAACAACTTAATctaatgaaatcaaatgaattaatataATCATGTTTCCATTATCTATagttatttttattctcTTCTGTAGAATTACAAATTAACTTACAAAGCTAATAAAGCAGCAGCAATAACAGCGACACTACCAGTAATGTATTGTTTAGCGGCAGCACCTTCAAAAGTTGGGACACTAGATGGAGAAGTAGAGTTAGAAACAGATGAAGCTGGTTGCTCTGGACCGGCTGGGGCAGATGGGCCTGGAGCTGGAGCAGATTCCGGTTGCTCTGGACCGGCTGGGGCAGATGGTGCTGGAGCTGGTGTTGATTCAGCTTCTTTTGAGGTTGGAGCAGCTGGTTGTTCTGGACCTGGTGCTGGACCAGATGGTGCTGGGCCGGCTGGTTGTTCAGGAGCAGAAGCAGATGGTGCTGGACCAGATGGTGCTGGGCCGGCTGGTTGTTCAGGAGCAGAAGCAGATGGTGCTGGAGCTGGAGAAGCTGGGGCAGCTGGTTGTTCTGGACCTGGTGCTGGAGCAGATGGTGCTGGACCAGCTGGTTGTTCAGGAGCTGGAGCTGATGGAGCTGGAGCAGCTGGGGTATCTGGAGTAGCTGGAGTAGCTGGTTGCTCTGGTTGTTCAGGAGCTGGAGCTGATGGAGCTGGGGCAGCTGGGGTGGCTGGAGTAGCTGGAGTAGCTGGTTGCTCTGGTTGTTCAGGAGCTGGAGCTGatggtgctggtgctggtgcGGATTCTGGTTGCTCTGGAGCTGGTGGAGCTGGAGCTGACCCAGATGGAGCTGGAGAAGCAGCTGGACAGTTTGTTGCTTCTGTACCACATGAAGTAATGGTAACCACAGTTGAAGATTCAACTGTTTGAGTAAGAAGAGCAGCAGCGTTGGTTGAAACGATAACAGCAGCTAATGAAACAAGGGTTGAGAATTGCATtgtaataaaaataattctaGTTAAAACGAAAGACGGGTAGTTGGTATTTGTAACTTTAAAAGTGATGGTATGGTAGTAAAACTTTTAATGTTAGTAAGAACAAAAGCAAACTAGGATATGAAAATGAGGAAGTTTGGGTTTAATTTATAGTTGATTCCGGTGCAACCTATTCgacaacagcaacagcaatcatttcatcaaaataattcattctggaattgttcaattgcataattaattaattaattggtaAATCTGTCTCtgtgtttttgttgaaGTTGCAGTTCAAATctcacaaaaaaaaacatgaaaaagaaattcagTGACAGTGGCAGCAACTGGTATAATGACGTGAAAAGACGATAATAATACATTAcgtttttcaatttttgatttgtttatttacTTATTACTATTCTCTTATTTTTTGTGCAACTGgagggtttttttttttgcaatagTTTAAAATGTTTGTGGAGCCGACAATCGCcacaaattattaattagtAAATCAACTAATAAAGAAGTTCAACAATCGTGTCACCTTAGAATgcaaaatttaaatcagCCCTAATTTGAGGAACTGTACATACATAGATGCATACGTTTCTTTTGTGTCAATTACACGCacaaatttctttaattatgctctattattattggtggaTGGGATGGGATCGTGTATATTAGACAAAGTTGAAATGAATTAGCTGTTCTAGAACTgttctgttgttgttgttgttgttgttgtcacCATGAATCTTCAGTAAATATGTATCGAaacaacattattattactgttACATTCAGATAATTGAGTCTtctcaaacaaaaaatgaacTGCATTTGCATGCTGATGccgatgatgatggtgattAGGTTGGAGGTGGCTTTGATAATCAAAGTAAGATCAAGCCTTCTTCTTACGTGTGGGGAGGAGAGAAGCATTGGACTAGTCTCGCTTCATTTTATTGACAAATGGTGgcttcaattcttcaaagtTATAATTCGTGAAACATGTAAACACTCATACTGTTTTGAGTTACATCAGTTTTGGGTATCATTCTCTGTTTTCAATAAGGGGTGGAATGTACGcctttcctttcttttctttatgTCGAAATGTATATTGGTAAACactttctttcctttttttttttttttttttttttttgacgGTAAAATGTTTCAGTTCTAGTTCGTTTGCTATTTTAACGCGTCACCACTTAAATTGAAGTTTAACTAGGGCTGCAGCAGCTAGCTAGGCCCCCccctttattttttttctcctgAGAGAGAAATTCTTTTgccaccatcaccaccgCCAGCAACAACACACAAACGCCAGAAGTTTGTAGAAATAAACCATCTACATctgaaataaaataatagaaaatCATGAATTGACTAAAAAATGGGCAGTGATTTTGATTAACAAGCCACTACTGTAAGTATATTATTCCGTTTGATTTAGTTGAAACCACCTCGTCCAACATTAGAGAGATTCCTAAAGAATTTTTCAGGAACcgaaaacaaaactaaaagATTGGAGAATAAtagaatttttttaaaaaaaaataccaaaCAAAGATCGACACAATATTAGAGACACGTGATGTTCATTGTTTATGTTTTTACTATAATTTAACCGTGTTTCTAATTTCAAGttattgttggtggtggtagtgtTAAACGGAATCACTTAGAGCCGACTACAAACGTTTGAAAGACGTCACGTGTACCGTAATGCCAGAGGTATTTTCATCGCCACAGCACCGCCACTGTtcctgctgctgctgccaCAATAATCGAGTTTACTCTCAGCTCTGGACTATTTGGGTAGTTTACAATAGGTAGTCTTTGTATTACTGATACTTCTTTCTCTAACACAAATTGTCAGCCAGACCAAAAACGAATTGGGGATACCAGTCCACTAAAATATTAGGCGGTGTTATAAATTAAGATCGGCGATATTTCATATACCGGCACCTGTCAAATTTCAGGTCACAGAGAGTTCGAGACGAGTCCTCTACCTATTTCAACTTCAACATTtgtatattttttataCTACTTTTATTCTTAACAATCAACACTTTtacattttattatttatttgtcaCTACCGATAATATGCTACGAACTTAATTCCTTACCGGAATCGCTTTACCTATGAAAGATCAATCTTATTGTCTAAATTGGAAGAGTACTTCTCGAGTGGCATGACCTTTCATCAATTGGATTATTTAAACCCTCCAGATAGGTTTTATAAAAGGGTAAACCAGATTTTTCACAAGACCAAATTTCCTGATGACTTGGGAATAAATGCGTTTCAAATCAACCAACTTAGAGAAAACCAACAACCTTCTTACGGGAACAACAAGTACCGCTCCGGCTATAAGTCACATTCTTATGTTAACAACTATCGCAATAACAATAAGTCCTATGCCTATCAAGACAACTACTACAAGAAACCAAATAAGTCCAGAAAGTTTGAAGCCAATTATAAAAAGGCAAGAGATCAGGGAAAGTAACTCTACGAATTATCAATCCCCGACAACGACCACGACGATGTCAATTTTACCGATCTCGATGCTTCTGAAACCATATCTGAGGCTCCATACGAATCAGACAATGACTCAATCCCTGAATCCTTTCAATCAGACCATTCAGCGAGGCAACCCAACGATTAGAAATGTTGCTGCTATTGATATTAGTCAAGGTTTACCACATGTCCTTCTTGACTCTAGAGCTGACGCAAATTTTATTCCCCCTCAACTAAGTACCCAGGGTAAAGTTACACCACTTGACAAACCAATCATAGCTACTACTGCCACCAACAAACGGCACGCCATTACCCATAGGGTCGAATTTACCATTACCCAACCCTTTCACCTCAAGTTTTCCGCCTATGTTCTTCCCGGTGTCAAACGTATTATTTTAGACAAACCTACCTTGCGGCACCTCCAATACCAAATAATACCCCATGCAGAGTTCATCACACTTGCTGGTAAAAGATACAACTGTTCCCTTAAACGATTCGCTAACAGTATCTCCATTTCTGTATCTAGTATCTCAACCCTCAACCATGAGAGTTTACTCACTGCCATAAAAACCAAATACCCGTCCCTCACGGACACCACGCCACGAAAACCAAAGAACAGGGCCTTACAAATACGACATCACAATAACCACCACTACACCAGTGATTTCAAAACCATATTTCACCAATGTCCAAGATaagaaaattaattttctGTGGTATTTCCTCGGCTTTTGTATTTAGTATTTATAAGCGATAATAATCACTAACTTTCTATACATTCGTAGCATATTATCAGTAGtgacaaataaacaataaaatgtAAAAGCGTTGATTGTTAAGAATAAAAGTAGtataaaaaatatacaAATGTTGAAGTTGAAATAGGTAGAGGACTCGTCGAACTCTCTGTGACCTGAAATTTGACAAATATCGTGGATCCTAATTTATAACAATGGttaattttaatcaattatgctaaaaaaaaaaaactagcAAAGACGAACCAATACTTCTAAATACTTTTCATAACGTCataaataaaactaatcaaataaaataaatattaataactgtttatatatatatatataaggGAACTTTTTAATAGATGTCAAATCTAAGTAACCTAGTTTTATCTAATACAAGTAAACAAAGTTTGGATTTCTATCACCAGCATTGATTTGTTCACGTTCTGGCATTGCATtaaattcttgtttataAGCATCAGTATGCTTAATTTTGTTCATTCTAtaacaaacaaagaaataagCAATGGAacataatattgaaaagcAAACACCAGCAATTGAAGTTGCCAACCCAGGTTTATAAACTGGAGCATCTTTGgccaaaaatataaatgtgGCAATGATACCACCAATGTTACCAAACCCAATTTGCCAAGCAGTACCAACTGATTTTCGAATATGAGACCCATTGTTTAAGGCTGCCCAACAAACGACCATAGGCATGGCGGTATATAACCCACTAGCAGTAAGGAAACAACCAGCATAACGCACATTGGGGCTATGAGTTGCACCTAAAATCATGGCAAGACCAATTATAGCCATTATACAAGTACCAATGGCAAATGGTAATCTTTTCTTAAAACGATCAGACACAAAGGCAACAACATTAATGACACCAAATGCACATACCCATGGGTAAACTGAATGTTGTTGTGCTGATACAGCCGTGTAACCCAATTGTTTGATAATTGTGGCTGCAAAATAGGCATAACCATATGAAGGGATAATTAACCCAAAATAAGACAAGGCTGGTAACCAAATTAACCAATCTTTAAAACATTTACCAACATCTTTCAAagtatttttgatttcaaatgcTGATTTAGTCCCGGCCaaaatttctaatttaCGTTTCAAAAAAGTACGTTCATTAGAATTCAAAAACCTTGATTCTTCTGGGAAATCAgcaatgatgaaaaataaGAGAATGGCACAACCAGCAGTTATGGCCCCTTCAATAATGAATACCCATCTCCAACTTTCTAATCCATGTACCatatttaaatcattaattctATAAGCAATAGCACCTGATGCCGCACCAGATAATGCTGTACAAGAAAAGAAGGCAGAAAATCTTCGTTGAGATTCTGCTTTAGAATAATaagttgataataaataaaagatTGATGGGAAAGTAGAAGCTTCAGTAACACCAATTAAAAATCGACAAGCAATTAATCCACCAAAATTTTGTACAAATC
Encoded proteins:
- a CDS encoding hydroxyproline-rich glycoprotein, putative (Similar to Chlamydomonas reinhardtii GP1); the encoded protein is MQFSTLVSLAAVIVSTNAAALLTQTVESSTVVTITSCGTEATNCPAASPAPSGSAPAPPAPEQPESAPAPAPSAPAPEQPEQPATPATPATPAAPAPSAPAPEQPEQPATPATPDTPAAPAPSAPAPEQPAGPAPSAPAPGPEQPAAPASPAPAPSASAPEQPAGPAPSGPAPSASAPEQPAGPAPSGPAPGPEQPAAPTSKEAESTPAPAPSAPAGPEQPESAPAPGPSAPAGPEQPASSVSNSTSPSSVPTFEGAAAKQYITGSVAVIAAALLAL
- a CDS encoding uncharacterized protein (Tca3/gypsy-like retrotransposon relic, putative;~transposable element); its protein translation is MRFKSTNLEKTNNLLTGTTSTAPAISHILMLTTIAITISPMPIKTTTTRNQISPESLKPIIKRQEIRESNSTNYQSPTTTTTMSILPISMLSKPYSRLHTNQTMTQSSNPFNQTIQRGNPTIRNVAAIDISQGLPHVLLDSRADANFIPPQLSTQGKVTPLDKPIIATTATNKRHAITHRVEFTITQPFHLKFSAYVLPGVKRIILDKPTLRHLQYQIIPHAEFITLAGKRYNCSLKRFANSISISVSSISTLNHESLLTAIKTKYPSLTDTTPRKPKNRALQIRHHNNHHYTSDFKTIFHQCPR
- a CDS encoding high-affinity nicotinic acid transporter, putative (Similar to S. cerevisiae TNA1) — its product is MTTLEEEKHTTTDMSKDPEYVSSDDSFPEHNIDSKLDPETEVEQLAQELGINQKKLMWKIDLWVVPPFCLLYFLSFLDRVNISNANLYGLTTDLKLTGNQYNTALTVFFVPYIVFEVLANYCIKFVKPHIWLSTLVLLFGGISIGMGFVQNFGGLIACRFLIGVTEASTFPSIFYLLSTYYSKAESQRRFSAFFSCTALSGAASGAIAYRINDLNMVHGLESWRWVFIIEGAITAGCAILLFFIIADFPEESRFLNSNERTFLKRKLEILAGTKSAFEIKNTLKDVGKCFKDWLIWLPALSYFGLIIPSYGYAYFAATIIKQLGYTAVSAQQHSVYPWVCAFGVINVVAFVSDRFKKRLPFAIGTCIMAIIGLAMILGATHSPNVRYAGCFLTASGLYTAMPMVVCWAALNNGSHIRKSVGTAWQIGFGNIGGIIATFIFLAKDAPVYKPGLATSIAGVCFSILCSIAYFFVCYRMNKIKHTDAYKQEFNAMPEREQINAGDRNPNFVYLY